The genomic segment GGCGCACGGCGAGGGCCGGCCGCGTACGGACCGCCGGGGGACTACCGGGCGGTGAACGGCCGTAACGGCTCCGGGCCTTGGCGCGCCGGGGAGGAGGGAATCCCCCCGGCGGGCCCTCGCGGGACGGGCCGGCGCGGAACTCCGGGACCGCCCGGATCACCGGGGGAAGTTCACGGTTCACCGTCTTCCCGATACGACGGCCGCTGCCGCGGCGCGGCCGTCCCTCCGAAAGCCCGTCGCACCGGGCGCAATTGCCCCGGCCCGCCGGTCCGCCGCGGCGCACGCCTTTCCGGGCAAATCCGTTCCGCGGGACGCGGGCGGCCGGTGCCCCCGAATACCGCCGCCTCTTCCGTGGCTCCGCGGGGAATGGCGCCCGCGGCACGCCCGAGCCCCCGGAGCGTCCCGGCCCGGTCCGCCGGCCCACGGGGTTGACAGCGCGGGGAACCGGCACTGCCGCCGCGACCGCCGCGCCGTGTGCGTCCGCGCCGACGACCGTGCGCCCGCCCCCTCCCCGCTGACGGAGCATCACGGACCCGGCCGGCGGCGCACGGCGGCGCACGGTCCCCGGCGCGGCTCCGTGCGCCTTGTGACCGGCCGGGCACGGCTGCGCTACTCGGACCAGTCCGCCCCGGGAACCGACCCGGGACGGGAGCCCTGAACGCGTAGCGGAGAGGACCAAGGCCCATGGCCGCTGGAGGAGTTCACCGCCGTCGTCTGCCCAGCCGGATCCTGCCGGTGTGTCTCGCCCTGACGGTGGGAGGCGCCGTCGCCGTCCTGCCGTTCCCCGGAGGCGGCGTCGCCACCGCCGCCGGGGCGGGGGTGTGGGAGAAGGTCGCCCGGTGCGAGAGCGGGGGTGACTGGGACATCAACACCGGCAACGGCTACTACGGCGGGCTGCAGTTCTCGCAGAGCACCTGGGAGGCCTACGGCGGCACCGCCCACGCCCCCCGGGCCGACCTGGCCACCAGGGCCCAGCAGATCAGCGTGGCCGAGGCGGTCCTGGCCGGCCAGGGCCCGGGCGCCTGGCCGGTGTGCTCGCGGCGGGCCGGGCTGACCCGTTCCGGCGGCGGCGAGGCGGCGGCCGGAGCCGGCAGGGAGGCCGGGGCGGGCGCCGGCAGCCGCGGCGGGAACGCCCGCGAGGGCAAGAGCGGCCGGGACGGCCACCAGGCCCGGGACGGCAAGGCCGCCGGCTCCACCGCGGCTCCCCGCTCAGGCCCCACCGCCCCCGCCGCACCCGGCGGCAGCGGGTCCGGCAGCCGGCGGACCGCCTACACCGTGGCTGCGGGAGACACCCTGTCGGCCATCGCCCAGCGGCTGGGCGCCGGCGGCTGGAAGCGCCTCTACGCGGCCAACCGCCGCACCATAGGCCCCGACCCGGACCTGATCCTGCCCGGTCAGCGGCTGGTCGTCCCCGGTGGCCGGGCGAGCCGGTCGGCGGAGGCCCCGCGGCGGGAGAAGCCGGGCAAGGCGGCGCGGTCGGCCGCCCGGCGCGAGACCGCCCGCTCCGGCTCCGGAGGGGACTCCCGCCCCGGAACCCGTTCCCGTTCCGGCGCCCGGAAGCCGGGCGGCAGCCAGTGGGCGCCCCCGGTCGGCGCTCCCGTCAGCACGCCCTACGGGGCCCGGGGCCGGTGGTGGTCGAGCGGCCGTCACACGGGCGTGGACTACGCGGTCCCGGCCGGCACCCCGGTCCGTGCGGCGGCCGCGGGGGTCGTGGTGTCGGCGGGGTGGAGCGGCGCGTACGGCCGCGAAGTCGTCATCCGGCACGCCAACGGCCTCTACACGCAGTACGCGCACCTCGCCTCCACGGCCGTGCACCGCGGCCGGCACGTCCGGGTGGGCGAGCTGATCGCCCACTCCGGCTCCAGCGGCAACACCACCGGCCCGCACCTGCACTTCGAGGTGCGGACCAGCCCCTCCTACGGTTCGGACACCGACCCGCTGGGCCCGCTGCGCTCCGGCGGAACGGGCTGAGCGGGGCACGCGGACTCCCGGGAGGCGGCCGTCCGCGCGCTGCGGCCGCCTCCCGGGGCTTCCCGCTCCGTGCCCCGGCGACCGGACCCGGCCGGGGTCTCCCGTGCTTCCGTCCCGGAGTACCCGCCGCCCGGGGCGCGCGGTACGGGCCCCGCACGGGTGTGAGGGTGTCCGGCCGGCGACCGGGGGCACACGGTGTTCACCACATCTTCAGGGGAGGCACCATGCTGGGTATCGCAGCGGCGGTTCTGTTCTTCATCGCGTTTCTCATCAACGCCGCGGATCTCTCGACGAACGACGTCTTCTCGTCCACGAATCTCATGCTGCTCGGACTGGGCCTGCTCGCCCTGCACGTGGCGGGCATCGGAAGCGGCCTGAGCCGGGGCGGCCGCAGACGCTGACGCCGGGCGCGGACGCCGGGCAGGCCGTGAAGGCGGCCGTCCCGGCATCCGCGCCCGCGTGCCGTGGTCACCGCGGTGTGTAGATCACGCCGAGCTTGTCGATCTCGTCGCCCGCCCGTCCGGTGAAGCCGCTGATCTGCCAGCCGGCGGGCGCGGTGAACGTGGCGGAGTCCGATGTGGCGGCGCCGGCGGACAGGCTGCGGCCGGCGTCGGTGGTGAAGGCGGCGGAGAAGATCCGGGTGCGGCCGTCCTTGCGGCCGCGGGACAGCGTCACCGAGGTGAGGTGCTCCCCCTCGGCCAGGGTGAGGGAGGCGGCGGTGCCGCCGGTGCCGCCGTGGGCGAGGACCGTGCCGTCGTCGAGGGCGAGGGCGACGGAGTCCAGACGGGCGCCGCCGCGCAGGGTGAGGGTACGGACCCGGGGCGCGGCGGGGAGCGCGCCGGCGTCGTTGAAGGCGGTGCCGTGCGGGCCGCCGAAGAGGTCGCCGGCGCGGCGGTCGGCGGGCAGCGACCAGCCGAAGGCGGCGCTGTGCGGGTAGTGGTCGGAGAGATGCCCGCCCTCGGCGTCGAGGAACCGCCGCCAGGCGTTGCCGTACCCGGTGGCGGTCAGGTTCACCAGCGGGCCGGAACGGTAGAGGATCTTGTCGACGACTTCACAGGTGTCGGTGGGCGCCGCCTTGTCGCAGACCAGTGCCGGGCTGCCGGGGGCGGGCGCGGCACCGTCGCGCACCAGCTCCACCCAGGCGTCGGTGAGGCCGTTGGCCTCCGTCAGGGTGCGGATGGTGTCGCCGGTGCGGGTGTAGCGGGTGTTGGTGTCACCCATGACGATGACGGCGTTGCCGGCGGAGTGCGTGCGGATGAAGTCCGACAACTGCCGGATGTTGGCCCGGCGCGCGGCGAGGGCGGGCTCGGTGACGTCGGCGTTGGTGTGGACGTTGTAGAGGTCCACGTGGACCCCTTCGGCGAGCCGGACCCGGGCGAGGGAGAAGCCCTTCGGGGTGAGGCAGTCGGTGCCGGTGCAGTCCTTCCAGCGGACCCGCTCGAAGTCCTGGAAGGGGTGACCGGAGAGGGTGTTGAGACCGTCCCCGAGGCCGGCACCGCCGCTGGTGGGGGTGCGGTGGGGATGGGTGTCATGGGCGTAGAGGGCGGCGTGGTGGTTGAAGTCCTCCTGGACGTTCACGAGATCGTAGGGCGCCAGCCGCTGCCCGATCAGCGGGGTGTTGGCCGCCGGGTCGCTGTCGCTCAGCCCGAGCGGCAACCCGGCGATGTTGTAGGTGAGGACGGAGAAGGAGCCGCCGGCCGGGGCGGCGCCGGGGACCGCGGACGGGCCGGCCGCCGCGGCGGGGGCGGGTCCGGGGACGGCGAGGCCGGTCAGGGCGATCACACCGGCGGCGAGGGTGCCGAGCAGTCTGCGCATGAGGGGGAGACCCTCCCGTGGGGTGGTGGGGCCGGGCGGGGACGGAGGATCACCTTCCACGCCAACTCGCCCCGGCACAAGAGGGGGTGACCGGCCGGGTCCGCGGCAGGGGCGGCTCGCCGCCTCCGCGCCCGGGCCGTTACTCGAAGCGGGCGGTGTCGCCGGCCCCGCGGCGTACGATCTCGGCCACGCCGTCCGAGAAGTCGATGACCGTGGTGGGTTCGGTGCCGCAGTCGCCGGAGTCCACCACGGCGTCCACCACGTGGTCGAGCCGTTCCTTGATCTCCCAGCCCTGCGTCAGCGGCTCCTCCTCGTCGGGCAGGAGGAGGGTGGTGGACAGCAGCGGCTCACCGAGTTCGGCGACCAGCGCCTGCGTCACCACGTGGTCGGGGATGCGGACCCCGACCGTCTTCTTCTTCGGGTGCAGCAGCAGGCGCGGCACCTCCTTCGTGGCGGGAAGGATGAAGGTGTAACTGCCCGGTGTCGCCGCCTTGATGGCGCGGAACACGTCGTTGTCGACCCGCACGAACTGGCTCAGCTGCGCGAAGTCCCGGCAGACCAGGGTGAAGTGGTGGCGGTCGTCGAGATTGCGGATCGACCGCATCCGGCTGATGCCGTCACGGTTGCCCAACTGGCATCCCAGCGCGAAACAGGAGTCCGTCGGGTACGCGATGAGCGCACCGGAGCGGATGCTGTCGGCCACCGTGCCGATGGTGCGCTGCTGGGGGTTCTCCGGATGCACATCGAAATACTTCGCCATTCGCCGACCCTACGTGATCAGAACGCATGTGCCGCCGGCCGGCGGCTGCTCGGGGCTTGCGGCGGCGGGGCCGGCCGGTGCGCGGGGAGGACCGCGAAGGCCGGGCTCCGTCCGGATGCGCGGCTGCGGCCCCGGGGCCCCCGCCGTGCGTGTACGCGGTCCGCGGTCCCGTCCCGCACCGGTCCGTGCACCACGGCCCGGCCAACGCCGCAGCGCCGGAAGATGGTTGCCTCGCCGGAAAGACCGTG from the Streptomyces xinghaiensis S187 genome contains:
- a CDS encoding transglycosylase family protein, which gives rise to MAAGGVHRRRLPSRILPVCLALTVGGAVAVLPFPGGGVATAAGAGVWEKVARCESGGDWDINTGNGYYGGLQFSQSTWEAYGGTAHAPRADLATRAQQISVAEAVLAGQGPGAWPVCSRRAGLTRSGGGEAAAGAGREAGAGAGSRGGNAREGKSGRDGHQARDGKAAGSTAAPRSGPTAPAAPGGSGSGSRRTAYTVAAGDTLSAIAQRLGAGGWKRLYAANRRTIGPDPDLILPGQRLVVPGGRASRSAEAPRREKPGKAARSAARRETARSGSGGDSRPGTRSRSGARKPGGSQWAPPVGAPVSTPYGARGRWWSSGRHTGVDYAVPAGTPVRAAAAGVVVSAGWSGAYGREVVIRHANGLYTQYAHLASTAVHRGRHVRVGELIAHSGSSGNTTGPHLHFEVRTSPSYGSDTDPLGPLRSGGTG
- a CDS encoding jacalin-like lectin; translated protein: MRRLLGTLAAGVIALTGLAVPGPAPAAAAGPSAVPGAAPAGGSFSVLTYNIAGLPLGLSDSDPAANTPLIGQRLAPYDLVNVQEDFNHHAALYAHDTHPHRTPTSGGAGLGDGLNTLSGHPFQDFERVRWKDCTGTDCLTPKGFSLARVRLAEGVHVDLYNVHTNADVTEPALAARRANIRQLSDFIRTHSAGNAVIVMGDTNTRYTRTGDTIRTLTEANGLTDAWVELVRDGAAPAPGSPALVCDKAAPTDTCEVVDKILYRSGPLVNLTATGYGNAWRRFLDAEGGHLSDHYPHSAAFGWSLPADRRAGDLFGGPHGTAFNDAGALPAAPRVRTLTLRGGARLDSVALALDDGTVLAHGGTGGTAASLTLAEGEHLTSVTLSRGRKDGRTRIFSAAFTTDAGRSLSAGAATSDSATFTAPAGWQISGFTGRAGDEIDKLGVIYTPR
- a CDS encoding L-threonylcarbamoyladenylate synthase; this encodes MAKYFDVHPENPQQRTIGTVADSIRSGALIAYPTDSCFALGCQLGNRDGISRMRSIRNLDDRHHFTLVCRDFAQLSQFVRVDNDVFRAIKAATPGSYTFILPATKEVPRLLLHPKKKTVGVRIPDHVVTQALVAELGEPLLSTTLLLPDEEEPLTQGWEIKERLDHVVDAVVDSGDCGTEPTTVIDFSDGVAEIVRRGAGDTARFE